A region from the Nematostella vectensis chromosome 13, jaNemVect1.1, whole genome shotgun sequence genome encodes:
- the LOC116615290 gene encoding uncharacterized protein LOC116615290 has translation MEALSLYIVLSLNLLVKMSEAETSRSEIFEITPFHLLNTKAVATTAVASDLECALPCSRRDDCLSFNIAVVAEGSSRLCQLLSTTNEQEKGKFYPSKDFHHFTKTTACRGVLCPERQRCIVNAEGVGYHCVCLEGLTGDDCETAKWIKVTSHPVSFGARDDQPGVFQIQETGKIITFKLVHVSGFVSVDNSSGPIRRGNWQSRCPDGSADERLAVIITDKNKNLVIPELSQMSIKDAYLYKVPGYNGSSPYLVYLNLTTPRPVYTGEEFQVWLNQDLLNDSEYNNEGIETIDVYAWYV, from the exons ATGGAGGCGCTAAGTCTCTACATTGTCTTAAGCTTAAACTTGCTGGTTAAAATGTCCGAGGCAGAAACAAGTCGCTCGGAGATATTCGAGATAACGCCGTTCCACCTCCTAAATACAAAGGCAGTGGCAACAACGGCTGTTGCTTCAGACTTGGAGTGTGCTTTACCTTGCTCGAGAAGAGACGACTGCCTATCGTTCAATATTGCTGTCGTTGCGGAAGGCTCCAGTCGACTTTGCCAGTTGCTTAGTACAACGAATGAGCAAGAGAAAGGGAAATTCTACCCATCCAAGGACTTTCACCACTTTACCAAAACG ACGGCATGCAGGGGGGTCCTGTGTCCCGAACGGCAGCGGTGCATAGTAAACGCTGAAGGGGTTGGGTACCATTGTGTCTGCCTGGAGGGGCTCACCGGAGATGACTGTGAAACAG CCAAATGGATTAAGGTCACAAGCCATCCCGTGTCCTTCGGCGCACGTGATGATCAACCAGGTGTATTCCAAATCCAAGAAACCGGAAAAATCATTACCTTTAAACTGGTACATGTGTCCGGTTTTGTGTCAGTGGACAACAGCAGTGGCCCGATACGTCGAGGAAATTGGCAATCACGCTGCCCGGATGGTTCAGCTGACGAAAGACTCGCAGTTATAATAACAGACAAGAACAAAAATCTTGTCATTCCGGAGCTATCTCAAATGTCGATAAAGGACGCGTACTTATATAAGGTTCCTGGGTACAATGGCTCATCTCCATATCTGGTGTACTTAAATTTAACTACCCCGAGACCCGTGTATACAGGAGAGGAGTTTCAAGTGTGGCTTAATCAGGACTTGTTGAACGACAGTGAGTATAACAATGAAGGCATTGAGACGATTGACGTTTACGCCTGGTACGTGTAA